The following are encoded in a window of Myxocyprinus asiaticus isolate MX2 ecotype Aquarium Trade chromosome 17, UBuf_Myxa_2, whole genome shotgun sequence genomic DNA:
- the LOC127455327 gene encoding beta-taxilin-like: MEICSQPTNGDPKADVTQDLTDDLDQQLEDIISTYQVTEQPGEPEDVEEEVVTDGKEAGKAKDQKLEKKMLKSLGKEAMQLMQSLNKLGTPEQKLEALIKKHAELLEEHRSDQKQLKVLQKKLLQVLKEKDQLQSEHSRAVLARSKLEGLCRELQRHNKTLKEETLQRCREDELKRKEITTHFQSTLTDIQAQIEEHSSRNNKLCQENSDLAEKLKDLISKYDQREANLEKVFKHRDLQQKLLETKLTQANLMLKDSEERHKREKEHLLKQTAEAKIHVKLLKEQETDMKTQLAVYSEKFDEFQGTVSKSNGVYASFKQDMDKMAKRMKKLEKEAMAWKSRFDGCNKALVDMVTDKALKEKEFEHFTLKNQKLENLCRALQDERKTLQQKLQGSQQSGVDATVATEQVPTENKGVTEATEEITVIKEEVAATTEMVTQDTPKQPTSMSPVDAMPLAKELANLKAEKARLQEIAADFTIRRHLTLEDCEDSNSCGFSDGTDTPQDGQQATTGDAELEQNFTEEMGPITDTLSEEHQELRDKDMQSVD; encoded by the exons ATGGAGATCTGTTCCCAACCTACTAATGGTGACCCCAAGGCTGATGTCACCCAAGACCTCACTGATGATCTGGATCAGCAGCTGGAGGACATTATCAGCACCTATCAGGTGACTGAACAGCCCGGTGAGCCTGAGGATGTGGAGGAAGAGGTCGTCACAGACGGGAAAGAAGCAGGCAAAGCCAAAGACCAGAAGCTGGAGAAGAAGATGTTAAAAAGTCTTG GGAAGGAAGCCATGCAGCTCATGCAAAGCCTGAATAAACTTGGAACCCCTGAGCAGAAACTGGAGGCTCTCATTAAAAAACATGCTGAACTG TTGGAGGAGCATCGCTCAGATCAGAAACAGTTGaaggttctgcagaagaaacttCTCCAGGTGTTGAAAGAGAAAGACCAGCTGCAGAGTGAACACAGCAGAGCCGTACTGGCCCGCAGTAAACTAGAAGGCCTGTGCAGGGAGCTGCAAAGACACAACAAGACATTAAAG GAGGAAACTCTACAGAGGTGCCGTGAAGATGAACTGAAGAGGAAGGAAATCACCACGCATTTCCAGAGCACCCTCACAGACATCCAGGCCCAAATCGAGGAGCACAGCAGTCGTAACAACAAACTGTGCCAAGAGAACAGTGACCTGGCTGAGAAACTCAAGGATCTCATTTCTAAATATGACCAACGAGAGGCG AATCTTGAAAAAGTGTTCAAACACAGAGACCTGCAGCAGAAATTACTGGAGACAAAACTCACACAGGCCAACTTGATGCTGAAAGACTCAGAAGAGCGACACAAACGGGAGAAGGAGCAT TTATTGAAGCAGACTGCAGAAGCTAAAATACATGTGAAACTTCTAAAAGAACAGGAGACTGACATGAAGACCCAG CTTGCTGTATATTCTGAGAAGTTTGATGAATTCCAAGGAACGGTATCTAAGAGTAATGGTGTGTATGCTAGCTTCAAGCAGGACATGGACAAG ATGGCCAAGAGGATGAAAAAGCTTGAGAAAGAGGCGATGGCTTGGAAATCCCGTTTCGATGGCTGCAACAAAGCTCTTGTTGATATGGTTACAGAT AAAGCACTGAAGGAGAAGGAGTTTGAACACTTCACCCTGAAGAACCAGAAATTGGAGAATCTCTGTAGAGCTCTTCAGGATGAGAGGAAAACCTTGCAACAGAAGCTCCAAGGTTCCCAACAGTCTGGAGTCGATGCCACAGTTGCAACCGAGCAGGTCCCTACTGAGAACAAGGGCGTTACAGAAGCCACAGAggaaattacagtaattaaagaGGAGGTGGCAGCCACAACAGAAATGGTCACCCAAGACACCCCCAAACAACCAACCAGTATGTCCCCTGTAGATGCAATGCCTTTGGCCAAAGAGCTCGCCAATCTGAAGGCTGAGAAAGCTCGGCTACAAGAGATAGCGGCAGATTTTACTATCCGACGCCACTTGACACTAGAGGATTGTGAGGACTCAAACAGCTGTGGATTTTCTGATGGCACAGACACCCCTCAAGATGGGCAACAGGCTACAACGGGCGATGCTGAACTTGAGCAGAACTTTACAGAGGAGATGGGCCCCATCACAGACACACTGTCTGAAGAGCACCAAGAACTTAGAGACAAAGATATGCAGTCAGTTGATTAA